The following proteins are encoded in a genomic region of Corylus avellana chromosome ca4, CavTom2PMs-1.0:
- the LOC132177916 gene encoding dehydration-responsive element-binding protein 2A-like translates to MSSSKTTTTTRKRKSRAVETLARWKECNVDTKRSGKLQAIVSKKGCMKGQGGPQNSLCTYRGARQRTWGKWVAEIRKPNGGNRLWLGTFTNSLEGALAYDEAARAMYGPRARLNFPAGLDSTTTSNNSAVFAVDESTPVSPNLRNEDVQSIAFADNEAAFEDIAHISPNVKNEAGKGDLGDIPKLSDDELFSNIESLFRFDNFDGGHWGFLGDDQCEKPSDLADSCKIQMTSC, encoded by the exons ATGTCGTCTTCAAAGACCACGACGACTACGAG AAAGAGGAAGTCACGAGCTGTTGAGACTCTTGCACGGTGGAAAGAGTGTAACGTTGACACCAAACGATCTGGAAAACTTCAAGCCATTGTGTCTAAGAAAGGATGCATGAAAGGCCAGGGAGGGCCTCAGAACTCACTATGCACTTATAGAGGAGCAAGACAAAGGACCTGGGGCAAATGGGTTGCAGAAATTCGAAAGCCAAACGGGGGGAATCGGCTGTGGCTGGGTACTTTTACAAACTCTCTGGAAGGTGCCCTTGCTTATGATGAAGCTGCGAGGGCTATGTACGGCCCTCGTGCTCGCCTCAACTTTCCAGCAGGGTTGGATTCAACGACTACATCAAACAACTCTGCGGTCTTTGCTGTTGACGAGAGCACACCTGTTTCCCCCAACTTGAGGAATGAGGATGTGCAAAGCATTGCATTTGCTGACAATGAAGCTGCATTTGAGGACATTGCCCATATTTCGCCTAATGTGAAGAATGAGGCTGGGAAAGGTGATTTGGGTGACATTCCCAAGCTTTCCGACGATGAGCTCTTTAGCAACATCGAATCACTATTTAGATTCGACAATTTTGATGGTGGTCATTGGGGATTTCTTGGTGATGACCAATGCGAAAAGCCATCAGATCTTGCAGACAGCTGCAAAATCCAAATGACAAGTTGTTAG
- the LOC132177917 gene encoding uncharacterized protein LOC132177917: MATTWKAPPHGWFKANWDIGVDSKRGQVGLGAVIHDQHGKMWVSKSQTQQGFLDPSAAEAMAALMAVQLCMEMGIQQVQLEGDAKNVIVAVNSKEPDKSGRGQLTEDIRSTLQVIPVWEMRNAHREENKVAHALSWFGYL; the protein is encoded by the coding sequence ATGGCTACTACATGGAAGGCGCCTCCCCATGGTTGGTTCAAAGCCAACTGGGACATTGGTGTTGACAGCAAGAGGGGACAAGTGGGGTTGGGGGCAGTTATTCATGATCAGCATGGAAAGATGTGGGTGTCAAAAAGCCAGACCCAACAAGGTTTTCTGGATCCTTCAGCGGCGGAAGCCATGGCGGCCCTTATGGCAGTTCAGCTCTGTATGGAAATGGGAATACAACAGGTTCAACTGGAAGGAGATGCCAAAAATGTAATCGTGGCAGTGAACTCAAAAGAACCGGATAAAAGTGGTAGGGGCCAATTGACGGAGGACATACGCTCGACTTTACAAGTTATTCCGGTTTGGGAAATGAGGAATGCACATAGAGAGGAGAACAAGGTGGCTCATGCATTAAGCTGGTTTGGCTACTTATGA